Proteins found in one Populus alba chromosome 14, ASM523922v2, whole genome shotgun sequence genomic segment:
- the LOC118041701 gene encoding LOW QUALITY PROTEIN: histone H3-lysine(4) N-trimethyltransferase ATX1-like (The sequence of the model RefSeq protein was modified relative to this genomic sequence to represent the inferred CDS: deleted 2 bases in 1 codon; substituted 1 base at 1 genomic stop codon) encodes MDAIIREMEDSNTCWNITIASIILLSYLKMKDFTRLMFFLSKFPERCVEPDMVTFGILFDAEDMGSDGKECLQMWRKMGLLYKRVEMNTDPLALSASDWKAGHGLLLQCAWRGLRHYRAISLLKRRGEFARRATLWNKIHKSPLDFEEGEAGGTPIRYVSLDRVYSAASLCGSSNVMSKKVKARKLLPHHHDDLHHPRGDHPPSLLHVYSRRSKRAPRPAFFDSLVSRAAEPKEAVKSDFCEFEEESMIELNKEKKRRRAGSKELLKLGVDSNILLGFDSLDXRDCRNNTNNSNSKIGDFKRKKRDSMVTSSDKFSALPATSKKWVRLSFDGVDPKSFIGLPCKVYWPMDAEWYSGRVVGHIADTNRYNIEYEDGDKEELIISNEKVKFFISHEEMERLNLTVSVKSTDGDRYDYNEMVVLAASLDDCQDLDPGDIIWAKVTGHAMWPAIIVDEALIGNHKGLSKNIGGRSVSVQFFGTHDFARIKPKQAISFLKGLLSSFHLKCKQPRFTRSLEEAKMYLSEQKLPRRMLQLQNGMKADSCESASSEDEGSTDSGEDCIQDGGIRRILARLGTSPYVIGDLQIISLGKIVKDSEHFQDDRFIWPEGYTALRKFTSIKDPNVHMMYKMEVLRDAESKIRPLFRVTLDNGEEIKDPTPAACWINIQKNKKMQDGTSKWFLALKVSRRILKSGSEMFGFSNPEVIKLIKGLSKSRHSSKLSMCKLSSERYQGIPVGYRPVRVDWKDLDKCNVCHMDEEYENNLFLQCDKCRMMVHARCYGELEPVDGVLWLCNLCRPGAPDSTPPCCLCPVIGGAMKPTTDGRWAHLACAIWIPETCLSDVKRMEPIDGLNRINKDRWKLLCSICGVAYGACIQCSNNACRVAYHPLCARAAGLCVELEDEDRLYLLSFDEDDADQCIRLLSFCKKHRQPSNERVVTDERVGQIPRRCSDYIPPCNLSGCARTEPYNYFGRRGRKEPEVLAAASLKRLFVENQPYLVGGYSQHESSGCTLASNGLINSGFSSSLQRLRASQLDAPSNILSMAEKYQHMRQTFRKRLAFGKSGIHGFGIFAKHPHRAGDMVIEYTGELVRPPIADRREHFIYNSLVGAGTYMFRIDDKRVIDATRAGSIAHLINHSCEPNCYSRVISVNGDEHIIIFAKRDIKRWEELTYDYRFFSIEEKLACYCGFSRCRGVVNDTEAEEQVAKLYAPRSELTDWKGE; translated from the exons CATCTTGCTATCATATTTGAAGATGAAAGATTTCACCCGCTTGATGTTCTTCCTCTCTAAGTTCCCAGAACGTTGTGTGGAACCTGATATGGTCACTTTTGGAATTCTTTTTGATGCAGAAGACATGGGTTCTGATGGAAAAGAGTGTTTACAGATGTGGAGGAAGATGGGTCTTCTTTATAAACGGGTGGAGATGAACACCGATCCTCTTGCTCTCTCTGCTTCTG ATTGGAAAGCTGGTCATGGTCTCCTGTTACAGTGTGCTTGGAGAGGGTTGCGCCATTATAGAGCTATCTCCCTTTTGAAGAGGAGAGGAGAATTTGCCAGGCGTGCTACCCTCTGG AATAAAATCCACAAATCTCCTCTCGATTTCGAAGAAGGTGAAGCCGGGGGCACCCCGATACGCTACGTGTCATTGGACCGTGTCTACTCTGCCGCATCTCTCTGTGGATCATCCAACGTTATGTCAAAGAAAGTTAAAGCCCGGAAGCTCTTACCCCACCACCACGACGACCTTCACCATCCACGGGGCGACCACCCCCCTTCTTTACTCCACGTTTACTCTCGCCGTTCAAAACGGGCCCCCCGACCTGCCTTTTTTGATTCGTTGGTTTCACGCGCCGCTGAGCCTAAGGAGGCGGTGAAGAGCGACTTTTGTGAATTTGAGGAGGAGTCGATGATCGAGTTgaacaaggagaagaagaggagaaggGCGGGGAGTAAGGAGTTGCTGAAATTGGGTGTCGATTCTAATATTTTGCTAGGG TTTGATAGCCTCGATTGAAGGGATTGCCGTAATAATACTAACAACAGTAATAGTAAGATTGGGGATTTTAAGAGAAAGAAACGTGATTCTATGGTTACGAGTTCTGATAAATTTTCGGCCCTTCCAGCTACTAGTAAAAAATGGGTCAGG ttgagttttgatgGTGTTGATCCGAAATCATTCATTGGGTTACCATGCAAG GTTTACTGGCCAATGGATGCTGAATGGTATTCTGGACGTGTTGTTGGGCACATTGCAGATACCAATCGATACAAT ATTGAATATGAAGATGGAGATAAAGAGGAATTAATAATTTCGAACgagaaagtaaaattttttatttctcatgagGAGATGGAGCGGTTGAACCTGACTGTCTCTGTAAAAAGTACAGATGGTGATAGATATGATTACAATGAGATGGTTGTGTTAGCTGCCAGTTTGGATGACTGCCAAGATCTCGACCCTGGGGATATCATATGGGCCAAAGTCACTG GTCATGCTATGTGGCCAGCAATTATTGTAGATGAAGCACTTATTGGCAATCATAAAGGCTTAAGCAAAAATATTGGAGGAAGATCAGTATCTGTGCAATTTTTTGGTACCCATGATTTTGCAAG AATTAAACCAAAGCAGGCAATCTCGTTTCTCAAAGgacttctttcttctttccacCTAAAGTGCAAGCAACCTCGTTTCACTCGAAGCTTGGAAGAAGCGAAAAT GTATCTCAGTGAACAAAAGCTTCCGAGAAGAATGCTGCAGCTGCAAAATGGCATGAAAGCTGATAGCTGTGAGAGTGCGAGTAGTGAGGATGAAGGGAGTACAGATTCAGGAGAAGATTGCATACAAGATGGAGGGATTCGAAGGATATTGGCTAGGCTGGGTACTTCTCCTTATGTAATTGGGGATTTGCAAATAATAAGCCTCG GAAAGATTGTCAAGGACTCAGAACATTTCCAAGATGACAGATTCATCTGGCCTGAAGGGTATACTGCCCTGAGGAAATTTACTTCGATAAAAg ATCCAAATGTTCATATGATGTATAAGATGGAAGTGTTGAGAGATGCCGAGTCAAAGATTCGACCTCTATTTAGAGTGACATTGGATAATGGAGAGGAG ataaAGGATCCCACTCCAGCTGCTTGCTGGATAAATATACAGAAAAATAAGAAGATGCAAGATGGTACTTCTAAATGGTTTTTAGCACTGAAGGTGAGTAGAAGAATACTCAAATCGGGTTCTGAAATGTTTGGGTTCTCCAATCCtgaagttataaaattaattaag GGATTATCAAAATCCAGACATTCTTCCAAACTGTCCATGTGCAAGTTATCATCTGAAAGATATCAAGGCATACCTGTTGGTTACAGACCTGTTCGTGTTGATTGGAAAGACCTTGATAAGTGCAATGTCTGCCATATGGATGAG GAATACGAAAACAATTTGTTCCTGCAGTGTGACAAATGCAGAATGATG GTCCATGCCAGATGCTATGGGGAATTAGAACCTGTTGATGGTGTGCTGTGGTTATGCAATTTATGCCGACCAGGCGCTCCTGACTCCACACCACCATGCTGCCTTTGTCCTGTTATAG GTGGTGCTATGAAGCCTACAACAGATGGACGCTGGGCTCATTTGGCTTGTGCCATATGGATACCTG AAACTTGCCTATCTGATGTCAAGAGAATGGAGCCCATTGATGGGCTAAATAGAATCAATAAG GATCGTTGGAAGCTTTTATGCAGTATATGTGGTGTAGCTTATGGAGCTTGTATCCAG TGTTCAAACAACGCTTGTCGGGTAGCATATCATCCTCTTTGTGCACGCGCTGCTGGCCTTTGTGTTGAG CTTGAGGATGAGGACAGACTCTATCTCCTTTCTTTTGATGAAGATGATGCAGATCAGTGCATTCGCTTACTTTCCTTCTGCAAGAAGCATAGGCAGCCATCTAATGAGCGTGTGGTCACAGATGAACGGGTTGGTCAAATTCCTCGTCGGTGTTCTGACTACATCCCACCATGTAATCTATCAGGATGTGCTCGTACAG AGCCTTACAATTATTTTGGGAGAAGGGGACGGAAAGAACCTGAAGTCCTTGCTGCTGCATCCTTGAAGCGATTGTTTGTAGAGAATCAGCCGTACTTGGTTGGTGGTTACTCTCAACATGAGTCTTCAGGATGTACACTTGCTTCTAATGGACTCATTAACTCTGGCTTCTCTTCTAGTCTTCAAAGGCTAAGAGCCTCTCAGCTTGATGCTCCTAGTAACATTCTCTCTATGGCTGAAAAGTATCAACACATGCGGCAGACCTTCCGAAAGAGATTAGCATTTG GCAAATCTGGAATCCATGGATTTGGCATCTTTGCAAAGCATCCACATAGAGCCGGAGACATG GTCATTGAATATACTGGTGAACTAGTCAGACCTCCAATAGCTGATAGGAGAGAGCACTTTATCTACAATTCATTAGTG GGTGCTGGGACTTACATGTTTAGAATTGATGATAAACGAGTCATTGATGCCACAAGGGCTGGAAGTATTGCCCATCTGATTAATCACTCATGTGAG CCCAATTGCTATTCAAGAGTTATAAGCGTTAACGGTGATGAGCATATAATTATATTTGCAAAGAGAGATATTAAAAGATGGGAGGAACTCACATATGATTATAG ATTTTTctcaattgaagaaaaactaGCATGCTATTGTGGCTTCTCTAGATGCCGTGGTGTGGTTAATGACACGGAAGCTGAGGAGCAAGTGGCTAAGCTCTATGCTCCTCGCAGCGAATTGACGGACTGGAAAGGAGAATAA
- the LOC118041776 gene encoding aspartic proteinase 39 — MLMMMAEAQSCVLLLTMMISFTIVSANNGVFSVKYKYAGLQRSLSDLKAHDDQRQLRILAGVDLPLGGIGRPDILGLYYAKIGIGTPTKDYYVQVDTGSDIMWVNCIQCRECPKTSSLGIDLTLYNINESDTGKLVPCDQEFCYEINGGQLPGCTANMSCPYLEIYGDGSSTAGYFVKDVVQYARVSGDLKTTAANGSVIFGCGARQSGDLGSSNEEALDGILGFGKSNSSMISQLAVTGKVKKIFAHCLDGTNGGGIFVIGHVVQPKVNMTPLIPNQPHYNVNMTAVQVGHEFLSLPTDVFEAGDRKGAIIDSGTTLAYLPEMVYKPLVSKIISQQPDLKVHTVRDEYTCFQFSDSLDDGFPNVTFHFENSVILKVYPHEYLFPFEGLWCIGWQNSGVQSRDRRNMTLLGDLVLSNKLVLYDLENQAIGWTEYNCSSSIQVLDERTGTVHLVGYHYINSARSLNVPWAMLLLLLPSTLLLSLVC, encoded by the exons ATGCTGATGATGATGGCGGAGGCTCAGTCCTGTGTTCTTCTTCTTACGATGATGATTTCTTTCACAATTGTTTCTGCAAACAACGGAGTTTTTAGCGTCAAATACAAATACGCTGGCCTTCAACGTTCTCTCAGTGACCTAAAAGCACACGACGATCAACGACAGCTCCGTATTCTCGCCGGAGTCGATCTTCCCCTCGGCGGCATCGGTCGTCCCGATATCCTCGG GTTATATTATGCTAAGATAGGGATTGGAACTCCGACGAAGGACTACTATGTACAAGTGGATACAGGAAGTGATATTATGTGGGTTAATTGTATTCAATGCAGAGAATGCCCAAAAACTAGCTCTCTTGGT atTGATCTtactttatataatataaacgaGTCAGACACTGGGAAGCTGGTTCCTTGTGATCAAGAGTTTTGCTATGAGATAAATGGGGGTCAATTACCTGGCTGCACCGCGAATATGTCTTGTCCGTATCTTGAGATTTATGGAGATGGGAGTTCCACTGCTGGTTATTTTGTCAAGGATGTTGTGCAGTATGCTAGAGTTTCTGGTGATCTCAAAACTACTGCAGCAAATGGAAGTGTTATATTTGG GTGTGGTGCTAGACAATCAGGAGATCTAGGGTCATCTAATGAAGAAGCACTTGATGGGATACTTGGTTTTGGAAAATCAAATTCGTCGATGATTTCACAGCTGGCAGTAACTGGAAAAGTGAAGAAGATATTTGCACACTGCTTAGATGGTACAAATGGAGGTGGAATATTTGTTATTGGGCATGTTGTGCAACCAAAAGTTAACATGACTCCTTTGATACCAAATCA gCCCCATTACAATGTCAATATGACGGCAGTTCAAGTTGGTCATGAATTCCTAAGTCTTCCAACAGATGTATTTGAGGCAGGGGACAGAAAGGGTGCTATAATAGACAGTGGTACAACCTTAGCTTATCTTCCAGAAATGGTTTATAAGCCGTTAGTAAGTAAG ATAATCTCTCAGCAACCTGATCTGAAAGTTCATACTGTTCGTGATGAATATACATGTTTCCAGTTCTCTGACAG CTTGGATGATGGATTTCCTAATGTCACTTTCCATTTTGAAAACTCAGTTATCTTGAAGGTTTATCCACACGAGTATCTTTTTCCCTTT GAAGGTTTGTGGTGCATTGGATGGCAGAACAGTGGAGTGCAATCGAGGGATAGAAGGAACATGACACTTTTGGGAG ATTTAGTACTTTCAAATAAACTAGTCTTGTATGATCTTGAAAATCAAGCCATTGGATGGACTGAATATAACT GCTCTTCAAGCATCCAAGTGCTTGATGAACGGACTGGAACTGTACATTTAGTAGGCTACCACTATATTAATTCTGCTCGCAGTTTGAATGTGCCATGGGCtatgttgttgctgctgctgccaaGTACACTGCTGCTCAGTTTAGTTTGCTGA